DNA from Deinococcus koreensis:
CATACAGCTGCGCCAGTGTGCTGCTGGGGTGCTGTTTGCGGGCCTCTAGCACCTGCTGGGCGGCCTTCTCCACGGCCTGCACCTGCTTGGGCTTGAGGGCGGCCCGGTCAAGCCAGGGAAAGGTGTTGTAGACGAGATCGGACGAATAGCGGTAATCCGACTTGATACGCCCCCCAACGGCATGTAACCAAGCCATATGAACAGCGCTGCTGATGATCCCGAAGGTGAAGAGGTCGGCGTCAGGCACAAAGAAAACAGAATTATTGACGATGGTTTCAGTGCCCAGATAGCCGAATGGCACGTAGTCGCGGTTCTCGCTGGTGTGGGCTGGAATGACCACGTACTGCCCTGCTGGGTGCCTGTTTTCCACAAACTCCCCTGCTCGGCTGGCCCATTCCCGCGTTTGCGCCTTCTGGCTGGCTGCCCTGAACTCCCGCACGCGCTGCATGCGCTCTCGTACCTTGGACAACTTCGCCAGTTCGTGCGGCTCGGCCTCAGGCAGCCACAGCACCCAACGGTGACCACCTTGTATAAAATCCTCTGCACCAACAAGAGGTCTGATGAATTTTCCGGCTTCCGGTTCGACCTTCAACAGGGCGTCCAGCTCGGCCTGGGTGGAGATGATCAGGTTCCCCTCTGTCGGGGTGTTCTTCAACTGCTCTCGCGTTCCGTCCACGGGCTTATTTCCATATACAACCTGCTGCACGTTGTTCAGGAAGGGTTGGCGGCGCTTGGTCACGATCACGTCGGGCGCGTTGGTCAGATACGCATTGATGAACGTCGCCGGGTGCTCCACTGGCAGCGCTTTGGGGCTGCTGTAACTGAACAGGCGGCGCGGCCCGCTGGCCTGAGCGCTGGGCTGGAATTGGACAATCACGCAATGGACGGCGGCCTGTCCTGGAGCGTCGTTACTCCACTTGAACGTGCGGTGGGCGGCGGTGATGGTCATGCGCTGGTCGCGCAGCATCGACCCCCAGAGGGGCGCGACCTGCTCGCCCTGGGTCACGCTGTTGGTGCTCACCAGGGCGGCGGCGGTCTGAAGCTGGGGAAACTCGCGCGTCACGGCCTGCATGAGCTTCGCGGCCTTCATGTACCACGCGGCCACGTAGTCCAGCTTCCCGGCCTCCTGCGCGCCCTGAAAGATCTGCACGAGTTGCTGGCGCTGGGCGGGGGTCATCAGACTTGAACCGATGAAGGGTGGATTGCCAACGATGTACACGCGGGAAAGCTGGGTGGCGTCGGCCGCTAGGTTGAGGTGATCCTTCCAATCGACGTCCAGCGCGTCCCCGTGCCGGATGTGCGCGGCCTGGGTCAGCGGCAGGTTCACAAAGTTCCGGCCGAGCTTGCGGCTGGCCTCGATGTTCATCTGGTGGTCAGCCAACCACATGGCCACCCGCGCAATCTGTGAGGGGAACTCGTCGTACTCGATGCCGTAGAACTGCCCCACGTTGACCCTGAGCCGGAACGCGATATCCAGCAGCCCCTGACCGCCCGCGCTGCGCCCTTCGAGGGCGAGCAGTTCCACCAGGGCGTCCAGCTCCAGCCGGCGCAGCTCGCGGTAGGCCAACAGCAGGAAGTTCCCCGATCCGCACGCCGGGTCGAGGAAGCGCAGCCGGGGCAGCAGATCCAGCAACTTTTGAAGCCTGCTCTGACTCCCCCTGGCCGCCTCCCGCTCGGCGTGCAGCTCGTCGAGGAACAGCGGCCCCAGGGCTTTCAGGATGTTGACCTCTGAGGTGTAGTGCGCGCCCAGGTTGCGGCGCTCGGTCTCATCCATGACCGCCTGGAACATGCTGCCGAAGATGGCCGGCGAAACGGCCCCCCAGTCCAGCGTGCAGGCGTCCAGCAGCATCTGGCGCATTTTCGGGGAGAAGTCCGCAAGGTCGATGCGCTCGCTGAACAGCTCGCCGTTCACGTAGGGGAAAGCCTTCAGCCAGTCCGGCAGGTTCGCCTGTCGGCGGTCTTTCGGCGTGTCGAGCACCTGGAACAGTCGCCCCAGGACGCTGCCGGTGTCCTCGCCGTCGCTGCGGGTGTGGTCGGCCAGCAGGTCGTAGAACAATCCCCGCTCATCCCACAGACCCGTGTCGTCCCCGAACAGCAGGAACAGCAGCCGAACCAGCAGCAGCTCCAGGGCGTGCCCGGTGTACCCGCTGTCCTCCAGCAGGTTGTGCAGCTTGCCCATCTGCTGAGCGGCCTTGACGTTCACCGGGTCGGCCTCGCGCTGGTGCCGGAGCTGCTTGCCGATCAGGAACGCGAAGCGCTCCACCTGGCGGGGCAAATCCGACACGAGGAACTCTTCGGCCTGTCCGGTGGCCACCTCCTGCAAGCGGATCTGCCCGAAGTCGGACACCGCCACCCACTGGGGGCGCTCGTGTTCCTCCAAGACCTGGACGTACTCCAGCGCCTGCGCGGTCGCTTCGC
Protein-coding regions in this window:
- a CDS encoding DNA methyltransferase, with product MLTWNEIRTRAAQFAERWADATKENAEAQTFWNEFLAVYGIDRRRVAAFERKVKGLEKGSGRGRIDLLWPGLFMAEHKSKGRDLGEATAQALEYVQVLEEHERPQWVAVSDFGQIRLQEVATGQAEEFLVSDLPRQVERFAFLIGKQLRHQREADPVNVKAAQQMGKLHNLLEDSGYTGHALELLLVRLLFLLFGDDTGLWDERGLFYDLLADHTRSDGEDTGSVLGRLFQVLDTPKDRRQANLPDWLKAFPYVNGELFSERIDLADFSPKMRQMLLDACTLDWGAVSPAIFGSMFQAVMDETERRNLGAHYTSEVNILKALGPLFLDELHAEREAARGSQSRLQKLLDLLPRLRFLDPACGSGNFLLLAYRELRRLELDALVELLALEGRSAGGQGLLDIAFRLRVNVGQFYGIEYDEFPSQIARVAMWLADHQMNIEASRKLGRNFVNLPLTQAAHIRHGDALDVDWKDHLNLAADATQLSRVYIVGNPPFIGSSLMTPAQRQQLVQIFQGAQEAGKLDYVAAWYMKAAKLMQAVTREFPQLQTAAALVSTNSVTQGEQVAPLWGSMLRDQRMTITAAHRTFKWSNDAPGQAAVHCVIVQFQPSAQASGPRRLFSYSSPKALPVEHPATFINAYLTNAPDVIVTKRRQPFLNNVQQVVYGNKPVDGTREQLKNTPTEGNLIISTQAELDALLKVEPEAGKFIRPLVGAEDFIQGGHRWVLWLPEAEPHELAKLSKVRERMQRVREFRAASQKAQTREWASRAGEFVENRHPAGQYVVIPAHTSENRDYVPFGYLGTETIVNNSVFFVPDADLFTFGIISSAVHMAWLHAVGGRIKSDYRYSSDLVYNTFPWLDRAALKPKQVQAVEKAAQQVLEARKQHPSSTLAQLYDPLTMPRALRDAHNALDRAVDALYGLKTGSTEAQRLAVLLTQYQELVPTLASQSAPAKAGRKRREA